The Prunus dulcis chromosome 3, ALMONDv2, whole genome shotgun sequence genome segment GCGACCGTGCCTCTAAACTCTAAGGGTTTTTcttatctctttctccatgttttatttttgctttgttACCATGATTATGAgtaactaattttcttttactaaGACACAATGTAACCCTTTTCTAATTATTCAAAGCTTAGTTATGTCATGCTATTAGAATTTCCATGTTGTTGAAATTTAATCACTGTGCTTATTTCTAAACTAATGATCTTGATGCTTAGCTACAATCTAGGTTCTTGGTTAAGTAATTTGATGCATGTTAGGGTATACGCCATGCCTAATACGAGTTTTACTTCTTGTGATTAAATTCATGAATGCGCCTAAGGTAAACACCATACTCTTAGGGGTTTGTGTGATTGTGTGAAGTTCTCATTGAACCTAAGAtctttttatatgtttatatttatgaCTCATGCCAAGGATAAATTGCGTGTAAGAAGAAGTAGTTAATTGCTGTGAAAAGAGTTAATCTTATTTTTGGAGAACTAATCATCAACATAACTTGGGAATTTTGATAGTATGCATGCTAAGGTTTAGATAAGAGGAATTGGGGTGAAATTGTTGTCCTGGTGAGCTTCTTTAAAATCTTTCACAAACTTATTTAGTTAACGTTTTTCTTCGTTATcttgtcttttaattttcttgttttcaacattcttttaaagaaaatccTTCAAAAGTAACTCTCAAAACTCCTTTATTAAGTTTTAGTTGAGTCATTAGTTTTAAGTTTATTAATTAGGGTGTCTAGAGTAATTTAGgatttaaattagtttataatTCACAACAACTTGAGAATTTATTTAGTCTCTGTGGGAACGACCTTGTACTTGCCTTGGCTATATTGCATTAACCTTGTGCGCTTGCAAGTTTATTTCTTGAATTTAACTATCTAATTTTCAGGTATACATCAGAAGCATACATTGAGAGGGGTGGCAAAGGAGGGAACAAATGTATTTGCTCCACAATCGGGCCATAGGTAAAGTGGCGGCCGGTGCTGCGACGTACGTCGCGGCGCTGCCCTGGTGTAGTGCCTTGGATCCAGCCACGAAACTGTGGCCATAAATGCTATTGGAACCGGTTGGCAGCTGGGCAGTGCAGCAGAAAGTGGCAGAACGATGGTCACGGCCACGAGGCCAAAAGGAAGGATAATGATGGCGGCTGGAGCCGTGATTGGAGCCACGGCCTCGTCAGTGGAAAGTGTTGTCGTGGAGGCTTGGATCCGTCACAGATTGGATCGTCACGGCGGTCTTGCTTCTCGTAcgcttgcttccaaccatggttgtttggaaggctttgGTTGAGTGATGGATAAGAGGAAACAGATTCCTTTGATTCAAGAGCAACgtgttgagtataactcgatgctctcaatgaaagcaccaaaatattttagcatattttCGTAAGGGGAATATTAGTGGGTTGATTCTTTAGTCTTTGggtttccttctctttcctcttcCACAATCCGTGCTAAAAAgactggagtaaatagaccacacccgagGAGTGTtagccaaaggccctccgatgcctaaatcAGTTAGATGAACTTGAGAAAGATGCAAAAATATCAGAGAAGGTTGTAGTTTTCTCTATGGTATGAGAGAGTCAGGTGCACTATGCCAAATTTCACTTTCCGCACCACTACATAGGCATCGGTGAAATGAAAAACTGATGCTATTAGTATATTAGGCATcgattttataaataataagatTAAAAGTGTATAAAGGCATCAGCacaaatttttggtttttcctaCCGATGCTGTTGATTATACTTAGCATCTATAATATGAATATACTGATGCGTAAAATGGTTCtgccaaaaataaatttaagcaTATCATTTTTCACCGACGCCAAAAGCATGGTTGACCGCTACAGTAATTTTTCGCTAAAAATTTTCACTCCctcattaaaatttcaaacttcctctcatatttttaactaaaaactaaattccctctcttctctctcgcGATACCCAGTCAGAGTCTCTCTCATCCTTCTCACCaataaactctctctcttctctcttgcAATACCCAGAGTCAGCCTAAACCCTCTATGCCTATACCCACAGTCACAGTCACTCTCTCATCCCTCTCACCTTCAGCATCTCTCTTCTTCATTGATCTCTTCTCAGTCCTTTATCTTTACCATTATCTattcctaaaccctaaaagaGAGAGCCATAGACGTCCTTCTCCTCGTCGACAGGAGCCATCAGAGTCCCTTTGTTTACCTCTGTCGTCGTCGTCCTCCATGTGAGATTATTTTAGTTAGGGTTTCAGTTTATTGGGTAATTTCTCTAATCTTAATCTGTCTTTTTCTGTGTTCCATGATTTTGGAGCTAATATttgatgggttttgtttgttgtggcTAATATTTGATCGCCTTGACATCTGCTTCTGCACTCCTGGATTgttagtttctctctctaggAACACACCTTCTCATGTACTTTCTTCCACTTTCTCACCAATCAAACAGACGGAGGTCATTataaaaagtttaattttttggcTGCTGCAGAGATAGATCAGTCGCCGATGTCTCTGTAACTGTTCGTGAGACAATTTATGTATCTTCTTCTCAAATCAACAGCGCCACGTCTTTTGAAGTCTCTGgtaatctctctctcagtgGCTTGCTCACCCCTCGCTCAGTCTCTCTTCCTCCATTGTAAGCCCTAATTATGTTTTTTGTAATATCTGTTTTCGAATTATACAAAAATTGGAGAAGTTTCTGAAAAAAGAATTTCTAGGTCTTTTTATGggaatatgaattttttttttaggtgtaatttttaatttttatggaTTTTAAGTTGAAGAGTGTGGTAATGGTGATGCTTGTTATTCTTTTCTCGGTCATCCAGTTTTAGATGAAGCCATTTACACTTATCTAGCCTTTGCTCTATCTTTTACTTATCTGAATTTGTATACATCCAGTTCTTTGCATAATTTCTACTTTTTGAGGACTCTTATACTGAATTGGAAGAGCACATGAAATGTTTGGTCTGCTTTCATTCACTGATATGAATTCGATGTTTATGggtgttcaattttttttatgcatcCGGGGTTCTATTGCTTGCAAAAGGGACTGCTGTTCAAAAATCATTTTCTTGTTCCATTATTTGCTCTACAAGCACCAGCTACTGTAATCTCGTGGTTTAAGTAAGCCtttcagtttttcttttcttggtaaCCTATGGATCACATTTGCCATTTAAGTTTAAATGCATAACTTTGCTTGATGAGAAGAATATGTGAATATTACTCTAAggtattttctttaattagaAAACCTACATTATTGAGATTGATTTTGGAAGCTTGTTATGATTGATTTTTGTTCCTTCTTGTCAGTATTCTACTAAATGCTTGTGAAGGTTGCCTGGGGTTTAATGAAATCTACTTAACAACCAAACTATAAAAGCCTCTATtagtttctttaatttccCTTTAGTCTCTGCAATTTTTGATGTTATACTGGTTCTCTATTTCTTTCTAGTCTATAGAATCATTcaccattttttcttttgctttgtttgatattttggTTGAACCATTGGCAAGTGTTATTGCTAACTAAGTGTTATTGTTTTCTAGTTGAATTCCATAACATGTGGTCAAAATgtaggtttttttaatttgtatggagatttgttttttaatagcCAATTTAGTCCTTGTAGTGGTGAGGAATCTGGATCATGTGGATAGACTCTCCCTCTCACTCCCTGATTCTtaccatttctttttcctcaaaACAATCCAAGCCTATGTTTGAATACTCCAAATTAGTATAAGTgactttatgtttttttgcATGTATAAGTTTATGCAAATCTCTATCTCGAACAAAGTACAGGTTGCTTGACATCTATGTATTTGGATAGAATCCTTGGTAGAAAGTCAATCAATGTGCTCCTATTCGAGATATGTTTTTTGATCCTATAGGAAAGAAATAACGAAATGGGTTGGCGCTTGGACTAGCATAATCTCATAGTTTGGTTTAATTTGGATTTGTGCATTTGTTATGTTCTAAAGGCATATTGCTGTTGCATTTgatatattttgaatgtttacGTATTTGTGATTTCCATtgcctctttctctctgtccTGCGTTGCCTCTTTCTTAGTCCTTCAACCCATTCTTTCTTCACTCTTACTTTTCCTCTCGACTCTTCTTGATTCTTTAGTGTTTTCTGTTGTCTAACACTTCCTATTCTTCTTTCAAATCCTTCAGCTCCTCGGCATGTACGATCACAACAACGTAACCTTCATCGGCCTTGACCTCACTTCACGATTATGCCTTCTTCTTACTTTAGTCTTCAgtccttttccttcttttttttttctgtgttCATGTTTATagatctttttattttttatttttatgtctTCATGTTTATATAActagtttttcattttgatccATGTCTCTTCTTGATTCTCAACATTTTGGACAGGGTTGGGGTTAGATTCTTCTTTTCATGCTGGGTACTATTGTTGTTGATATATTTTTCACGAATTTCAGTtctgttatttgtttttttaatttccaagGTCTTGATGATAGCAGGTTCTACTCCGACGCTGTGGCTGGAGCTAGAGAGGCATTAATATGGTGTATCATCTCTGTACATGTCATTGAATTGGTGATCACtacattttctctctctaataaTCATAATATGTAAATGGTTTTGTCTCTTCTTTATACATTGGCATTGCAATAggtttgacttttttttcttttgtcttggATTTTTTTAGGAAGAAAGATTTAAGCTATGAAAGTGATATGAAGAATGCAGTTGGTGTGTCCTTGCCATTAATATATGCAGTTGTAAAAAGCATCCAGGAGGAAGTTTTCCCcaaaagttgcttactgaacaTTGAGATTCCTAGTTCTCCTTGGACAAATAAGGTTTGTTGTTTACAGctaatttaatttctaaatGAAGTGAAGGCATGTTGGTTTttcatttgttattttctagTTTTGGGTGAAtcatatattattgttgttgtctACGCATCTAGGAGTTGAATTGTGCTAGATTGCCCATATtactgatttttttgtttttgtatctTGTACTTCAATATCTGTTATCCTGTAGAATTTTGGACTCAAGCATAATTTGATGTATGTAAGATATTTCTTTATCTTATATCAACTCTATTTTAAGATTAtcatgcatactttgttcgtTTTCTGCTTTTATTGTAGGTTCTTAGCAGCATCGCTTTATGGTTATTTACAGCTGCAAAGGCTCCCAAAGACAAACATCCATATGGTCACTCTTGATTTGTACCTACACGGTACTCCATTGATCTCACATTATGCCACGTAGCTGGAGCCGTGAGGGAAAGAGGGGAGAGTGGCGTGAGAGAGAGGAGTTTCTAGGACCAAAATTGGATTGCCTCGTATGTGTGATAtagccatgtatttatagtgCTCTTGCCTTCTAGGGTTTGAAGAAtaatccttatttaattaaaattgttcTTATCCAAAAATAGGAGATtgtaattaatcaaggagatttgaTGGAAATTTCATCCTTGCTTTAGGGAGATATTCCGATCTTAAATCAATTAGTAACTAATTGACCTAGGGAATTTCCCTTTTCCACATGTCACCCGCTCATTGGTCGCCgaaatatatgctcccacacacgcacacatacacatatataaatataaatacatGGAGGTTTTGATGACTTACAAGCTTGTCATCTTTGACCTAATcgctctctccctctccctttTCCAATCGTTGAAGTCAAATCCCATTCTCAATTGTAGAAGTCGGATCCCATTCTCAATCAGGTGTCTTGTGACAGGAGGTAGTGTGGCTAAGCTGGGTTGTCGGCTCTGTGTGTAGGGTGCGAGTTGCTAGGTTTGGGGTTGGGGGAAGGTTGGGATTGATGCGTCGTCGAGGATAGACTTCTGGGGTTTTTTCGGCGACAGTTAGCATGGGACTATGATGATGACTGTGAAATTGTGGTGCTGTACAAGATTGGGGTGTAgttaacttcttcttttttgaaatattaaatattatatttaagttAAATGGTTTTTAACTaaatactatatatattttaattaaataaactggCGGGAAATTTGTTAACTACTCCAGCTACGGTGATCAAATTGGGAAAATTGAGATTACGGTGACCAAATTTGATTTCGAGCCAAACCTCAGTGgccaaaattgtaattaaccctttaaaaaatttgtgtaaTTAACCCTTCAAAGGGtaactttgtcatttggagaaattttttttatataaaatcttcaatctttggATGAACAATCAACGAAAAGGGATTTTGtaaaaacaattcaaaacTTGAGGGAGTGTTCGTGTAAATATTAAAACCACAGGGACTTGTGAAAAGGCCAAAAACCTGAGGGGCTGCTCATGTAATTATTAAAACAACTAAGACTTgtgaaaaagccaaaaaactGAGGGGGTGTCAGTATAAATAActattttcaaattcatacaCAAACTCGCATAGCAGTCATGGCCAGACCCATTTTTGGTAATAAGCTAAGCATCTGTCAGCTTTTTATCTTTTGGATAATAAGGGATGTACATGACATACTTGCTGTTAGACAGATGTTATCTaagcattcaaattcaaaacgtTCACTTGATGTGGACAAGAAGTCCTAGTCTATTGGGACTTCTTTAAACTGTGCTGAGAtaggttttcttttgtttttcaaatgtATAGATTGGTTTCTTTGTAAATAGGGATTGGCTGTAATCTGTTTATTGGGTTTTAGTTGATCAAATCAATATAAATATGGCTGCTTCATCGTGTTAGATGGTATGCAAAGCTCATCAACCTTCTCTTGAACATCTATTGTTTTACATGGTATTAAGCCTTCTTGTCTAACGACTTgattcaattattatttttttcatgttcTCAAACACGCAACTATCTTCCATGGCCAACCCTAATTCCCCCACTCCAAATAATGCCCCACCTGCTTCCATCGTCATTAACTCCTTTGCCATCAACACCACCATACCCACCATCAACAATATCAAGCTTGATCAATCGAACTATCCACTTTGGCTAGCTCTAATCATTCCCATTTTGAAGAGTCGAGACCTTATGAGGTTTGTCAACAGCACCAGTGTTTGTCCACCATCAACTATTGCTGGAAGCACTACTGCCGATCTTGCATATTCTACCTGTATTCAACAAGATCAATAGCTCACTTACACACTCTGTTTTGTCAATTGTGTCGGGAAAGTTTTGGAGAGGCGTTATGCTTCCACCTCTCATAATAGAATTTTGCATCTGCGGAATGAACTGCTACCCACAACCAAAGGTGATTTGTCTGTCAGTGACTATCTTGATCGTATAAATGCTATTGTTGATAACCTGGCCCTTGCTGGACAAACAGTGAATGACGATGAATTGGTCCAGATTATCATGAATAATCTTGGCCCATCCTATGATATGATCGTTAGTGCAGTCCAAGCCCATGATATCACATATGATGTTTTTGAGGCTTTTCTTTTGACAACTGAGATACTAATGCTGGAACAAGTGGCCCCTATGCCTGACAGTGGACCTGTGGCGAATATGGTTTCTCGAGGACATGGAAGTACTCGTGGTCAGGGCTTTGGGTGCAGTGCTGTTTTGCCGACTTGTGGAGGCTTTCCCAATCAGAAAGGAGGTGCTTCTCGAGGGAATTTTAATACTCAACGTGCTGCAGGTTCTTTTGGGAAGTCTTCTACTTTAGCTACCCCAAGAATTATTTGTCAAATCTGTGGAAAAGCTGGTTATCTTGTTGTGGACTATTTCCAGGGTATGAATATTGCCTTACGAAGGCAAAATTCTGGCTTAGCGCCTCACTGCTATGGCCTCATCTCTTACCACCATCATCCTTCAACCAAATGGTTCATAGCTTCTTGACATAGGTGCAAATGCGCACATCACTCCAGACATGCAGAATATTTTGAATCCAAAGGAGTACAATGGTAATGAAAAGGTTGGAGGTGTACGTAATGCTTCTAGTTTACAAATCTCTCATTTTGGTTCAACTACAGTTAACATTGATTCTTGCAAATTTTTTCTCAATGATATCTTACATTGTCCCTCGGCTTCTACCAGTCTAATTTTTGTCCATAGCTTTACTTCTGATAGCCATTGCTACATTCTCATTTTCCCTTATCGTTTTGTTGTGAACGACCTCAAGACTCGATGTTTTTCCAAAGGAGATGTGAAAATGGATTGTATCCATTTCATAGTGGCAGTGGCATCTCCAATAAACCCTTTTCAGCATTTGCAGGCACAAAAGTCTCCGTAAACCAATGGAGTTTTCATCTTGGTCATCCAGCAAGTTCAGTTATTCgttttttaatttccaataaACATGTGCCAATTAGTGGCACTTCTAATGTAAGCTTCTGTCAGTCATGTCCTTTAGGCAAAAGTACTAAGTTGTTGTCTAATCAATCGAGTTATGTTTCTAATTCTCCTTTAGAACTTGTACACTATGATGTATGGAGTTCCCCAATAAATTTTGTTCAAGGTTACCGTTACTACTTATTATTAGTTGATGATTTCTCAAGATATACTTGGATATTCCACATGAAACATACACATGAAGTGTTTGATTTGTTCATTCGATTTAAAAAGTATCTTGAAAAATTGTTCGTTACACCCATTAAGGCTTTACAGTGTGATGAAGGAGGAGAATATACTAAACACGCCTTTCAAAAATACCTAGCTGATCATGGTATAATCCAGCGTTTCTCATGCCCTAAGCATCCTGAGCAAAACAGTCTTGCCAAAAGGAAACATATACATCTTGTTGAAACGGTATCGTTCTTCTTTCTCACTCTTCCAGTCCCACTCAATACTGGTTTGATGCTTTTCAAACTGCCACATATTTAATAAATCATTTGCCAATAAAATCCCCAGTTATGATATGTTGAAAGTCTTTGGTTGTCTCTTCTTTCCTTGGCTTACACCTTATACCTCTCATAagattcaacaaaaataaaaatcgtGTCTTTTTAGGTTACTCACTGAATCATCAAGGATATAAATGCTTGGATTTGAGCACGAGATGTATATATTTGTCTAGCCATGTCCTATTCAATGAAGACACTTTTCCTTTCAAGGATCGCACATCTTCTAAAGAGAGCGGCTTCACTTCAAGTAATTATACTCCAAATGATTTACTTGTGCTTCCTAAATCTACTAATCTTGTTGTTGCCTTAGGACCTCCTGCTTCACCACCATTAAACAATCCCACCCAACCTCCACCTGAACCAAATAATATCACAATTGTGCAAGAATCTGTTTTAACTGTCCAAGATGATCGTGTGCTTGAAGATGTTGTTTCCCTTGATGTTGTTGATGCACCTTCCTCATCAACTCCTCCACCGCCTCTACACATGGTGACAAGATCTCAACTAAGAGTTCGCCAGCCCAATCCTAAATATGCCCTGACTACTACTATTGACACTCAATATAGTGAGTCATCTTGCTTCAGTCAAGCCGTGAAACAAGAGGAATGGCGACAAGCTATGAGTCAAGAATTAAGTTCCTTGCAAAGAAATGGGACTTGGACCCTTGTCCCGTGTACATCCAGTATGAATTTGCTACCCAACAAGTGGGTATTTAAGATTAAAAGGAACTCCAATGGTTCAATCAAATGGTATAAAGCGAGATTGGTTGCCAACAGTTTTCATCAAAAGGAAGGTGTTGATTACACCAAGACCTTTAGTCTTGTCGTTAAACACAGCACTATTCGgttggttttgagtttggcAATTTCCAATCGGTGGCCTGTACGCCAATTAGATGTTCAAAATGCTTGCTTGCATGGCTATCTTGCCGAGGATGTATATATGCATCAACCGACAGGTTTTGTTGGTTCTCAATTCCCACACCATGTGTGTAAATTGCAGTGAAGTCTTTATGGATTAAAGTGCGCCAAGGGCTTGGTTTCAACTTTTTTCTGATTATTTGCTGGACTTGGTTTCCAAGAATCCAAATGTGACTACTCTCTTTTTGTATATAATAAGAGAATCCAAAAGGTGTTATTTAATATTGCTGATCTACGTTGGATGACATCCTTGTAACAGGTAATAATTAGTCTCAAGTTTTCTCTTCTTATTCAGCGGCTATCTTAATATGCTTTCGATTTATTGTCTCGTACAAAGTTCACTAATGCCAAGCTAATTTCTACACCTACACCGATTAGGCAGAAGCTCAGTGCTCTTGAGGGAGAGCCCCTTTCCGTTTACGAGAATTATAGAAGCGTTGTAAGTACTCTACAATACCTCACCATCACCAGGCCTGATCTTGCATATTTTGTAAATCAGGTATGTCAGTAAATGTAGCGTCCTTCTTTTACTCACTGGTCCACTATGAAGAGAATTCTACGTTACTTGAATAGTACATATGATCATGGATTGGTTTATAGTCCTGGTGACTTGCAGTTTAATGCTTTTTCCGACGCTGATTATGTCGGCAATCTAGATTCGCAACACTCCACTGGTGGTTTATGCATTTATTTGGGCAAGAATCTCATCTCACGGAGTtctaaaaagcaaaagactGTGTCTTGATCGAGCACAGAGGCTGAGTACAAACAGCTTGCGCATTTGGAGGTTAATTATCACCATGTTCATGCGCGAAAAAGTCACTTGTTGTGAACTGCTTGTTCATTTTGTTTGTTCTCAAGATCAGATTGCTGATTTGTTTACCAAAGGCTTGTCCACGGTGCATTTTACTTACTTGGTTTCCAAGTTTCGAGTTCTTCAACGGCCTGTTAGCTTGCAGGGGGATGTTAGATAGATGTTATCTGagcattcaaattcaaaatgtttACTTGATGTGGATAAGAAGTCCTAGTTTGTTGGGACTTATTTAAACTGTGTTGagatatgttttcttttgtttttcaaatatatagaTTGGGTTCCTTGTAAATAGGGATTAGCAGTAATCTGTGTATTGGGTTTTAGTTGAACAGATCAACATAAATATGGCTGCTCCATCGTGTTAGATGGTATGCAAAGCTCATCAACATTTTGTTGTGCATCTATTATTTTACACTTGCATTGCTTCTACATCCTATTCTGAAGAATGTCCGCCATCGGGAAGTAAGCTTATGGGTTCCTCAATTTAGCTATATCGTGCATGTCTAGAGACTCCACATAGACACAGTCgaaaaaatgaagtttcttATGTGACACCTTCAACTCAtctttgcatttttttcaTCATCTTATAATCTAATTCAAATTTAGTTAACCGCTAAGCACTCTTTTATGATTCTAATCGATCTACACCTCATTCGTGGagacaacaaacaaaactaatATCATAATGAATAATTTAAAGCTACAATAGATCAAGTTTATGGGTATATGCTATGTTTGCATGTATCAAGGATAATAGAGTTACATAAATTCAAGAAGCAAGAATGAATTTATACTAATTAATACACGGATACATTAGTGCCTTTAACACCAATCAATACTAAACGGGTGAAGCCGTGTCTAGCGTGACTTTACTCTGGCTCATGTCAGGTCGAGCCATACTTAATTGGGTCAGACTCATGCTGTACTAGCGCCGACTCGTTCCCTTTTTACACCTCTGCCAACTTTTCTAATTAGTTTAGTCTTTGTAGATTCCAACACCGAATACTAATTGTACTCCTCCTTCTTTGAATAACAACATATTAATATACTAAAAACTTGGTGCTTCCCTCAACTCCTCCTTCCATGCAACAACCTTCTTCCTTCCCTCTCCTCCTTCCTCTAGTCTCACTCACTTGGTATATCCATCCTTTCTAGGAACATAGTCGAGTTCTGCACCTCCTCAGGATGCAAAAGTCATAAAACAAAGTTAAAAATTATCCaacataaattataaattccCATGAAAACACGCACCTCGCGCCACCCTCATTTAGGATTGAGGGTCTTAGGGTATATGCTACCTTTGCATGTACAAAAGGATAATAGAATTATATAAATTCAAGTATCAAGAAtgaatttataattaatacaTGGATACATTAGTGTTTTTACACCAATTAAAACTAAAAGGGTTGGGCCTTGTGAGGCCCAACTTTACTCAGGCTCGTGTCGAGCGTTTTTTAATTAGTTCAGGTTCATGCTATACTGGCGCCGACCTGTTTCTTTTGACACCTTTGTCGACTTGTCTAATCAACTTAGTCATTCTTGAGTTCAATCTTTAAATAACAACATATTAATATACTAAATACCTTTGAATAACAACATATTAATATACTAGAGACTTGGTGCTTCTCTCTACTCCTCCTTCCATGCTTCAAACTTCTTGCTTCCCTCTCCTCCTTCCGCTAGTTTTGCTAGCTTGATGTATCCATCCTTTCAAGAAACATAACCCAACTCTCGGGGATGTACACGACGTATTTGTACTGCTTCCATGccttttatgaatttaaagaATCAACTAGCCGATATTCTGACTAAAGCAGTTTCAAGTAAGGTGTTTTATGACTCACTTGACAAGTTGGGTATTAGAGATATCTATGCTAGGGGTGGGCAATTAAACTGAAGAATCGgccaaccaaaccaaatcgGGCAAAAACAAACCAGAAAATGAATGTTGCGGCTAGCATTTGGAAAATGTTGGGTGAGTTTATTAATGATTGGAATCTTAGactaaaaaacataaaaagggCTTGGAGTTGGGCTTGAAAATCTTGTAAGAAAAGTTGGGCTTGAAAGCCTTGGAAGAAAACTTGGGCTTGAAGAAGGATTAGGCTTGGAGAATAAATTGGGCTTgggttaattttatataaataaataatatata includes the following:
- the LOC117620610 gene encoding uncharacterized protein LOC117620610 gives rise to the protein MILELIFDGFCLLWLIFDRLDICFCTPGLDRSVADVSVTVRETIYVSSSQINSATSFEVSGNLSLSGLLTPRSVSLPPFSSACTITTTFYSDAVAGAREALIWCIISVHVIELEERFKL